Part of the Candidatus Chlorohelix allophototropha genome, GCGTGGGATGGAGGGTTTCTCTCGTGGGCGCAAACTGGAAAAGATGGGTTTGAAAGCGCAAGATACGGCTGAACTCATCTTTGAGGATGTGAAAGTGCCTGTTGCCAATTTGCTTGGAGATGAGGGCAAAGGGTTCTATTATCTGATGCAGATGTTGGCACAGGAACGCCTGAGTGTGGCGGTTTCGGCGATGGCAGCTAGTGAGAAAGCGTTGGAAATAACCGTTGAGTATTGCAAGGAACGCACCGCTTTTGGGCAGCCCATTGGTAATTTCCAGAACTCACGCTTTAAATTGGCAGAAATGAAAACAGAAATCGAGATCGGGCGTGTTTTCATCGATCGCTGTATAGATGAATTGAACTCCGGTAGTCTGACTCCTGAAACGGCGGCAATGGCGAAATGGTGGGCAAGCGATTTGCAAAAACGGGTAGCCGATCAATGCGTACAACTCCATGGCGGCTATGGCTATATGCTGGAATACCCGATTACGCGCCTGTATTTGGATGCGCGGGTGCAGAGTATTTACGCCGGAACCAACGAAATTATGAAGGAAATAATCGGACGTTCGATGGGATTTTAGTTACCTTCCGCGGGCTTAAAGAAGGGCGTTGCTTACATAAGCGCCCTTCCCTAATTATGTAGGAGGTTTGGAACGATAGACAAATACTCGTGCTATTTATTTAGTTGCTTGTTTTTCGCCTTGTTAATAAAAAGAGAACCTCCAGCAACACCAACACCGCGCCACCCACTCCGATGAGTAAACCAAGCCCGACATTCCCAGAGCCGTTGCTATCTTTTAACTTATCTAATATATCCAGTATTT contains:
- a CDS encoding acyl-CoA dehydrogenase family protein, translated to MKRDLFSAEHEMFRASVRRFVEKEMLPNFEQWEKDGIVSRELWLKAGQQGFLGMEVPEEYGGVGLHDFCYNAILSEETIYGGVLSAGAGFTLHNDVVLPYFLKYTTPEQKQRWLPKICTGEYITAIAMTEPNTGSDLSAIRSTAIRQGDYYLLNGQKTFITNGIMSDLVVVAAKTDPKERHKGISLLVVERGMEGFSRGRKLEKMGLKAQDTAELIFEDVKVPVANLLGDEGKGFYYLMQMLAQERLSVAVSAMAASEKALEITVEYCKERTAFGQPIGNFQNSRFKLAEMKTEIEIGRVFIDRCIDELNSGSLTPETAAMAKWWASDLQKRVADQCVQLHGGYGYMLEYPITRLYLDARVQSIYAGTNEIMKEIIGRSMGF